In the Artemia franciscana chromosome 1, ASM3288406v1, whole genome shotgun sequence genome, one interval contains:
- the LOC136026059 gene encoding uncharacterized protein LOC136026059 isoform X1 codes for MANQSSPLPPNSPLVTRTPPVPTGQQRNANTAKDGSLSPVMVRSKSPISAPNSPIEQRAMFGNHAVPIINGHTHFRQSQRGPQQFTHPVGGPIYGPTLVQPSVPAYALHSPLVGVDPAAAVGAYNVPQQRASHDFPPSQISDDIELAEMKRLVSQRDHCVTEELEIPDSDIGISFERFVSELTVRHTELTVDIGRNDDIIDEDNELIAYPETLEQVDEQIANSPSKLYKLCFLAMIYVLLIIVFMFLCLFMNIIYVFMFCLFIFVVFLAGTVRV; via the exons ATGGCTAATCAATCGTCACCTTTGCCTCCAAATAGCCCATTAGTGACTCGAACGCCACCTGTTCCGACTGGACAACAAAGAAACGCCAATACTGCTAAAGATGGCTCCTTGTCTCCTGTCATGGTTCGAAGCAAAAGCCCCATTAGTGCCCCAAACAGCCCTATCGAGCAAAG AGCCATGTTTGGTAATCATGCAGTACCAATCATCAATGGTCATACACACTTTAGACAATCGCAGCGAGGGCCTCAGCAGTTTACCCACCCTGTAGGTGGCCCGATTTATGGGCCAACTTTAGTTCAACCCAGTGTTCCGGCTTACGCTCTTCACTCCCCGCTTGTGGGTGTTGACCCAGCTGCAGCAGTTGGTGCTTATAATGTTCCACAACAGAGGGCATCTCACGATTTTCCTCCTTCACAAATATCAGACGATATAGAATTGGCTGAAATGAAACGCCTTGTCTCGCAAAGAGATCAT TGTGTCACTGAAGAACTGGAAATACCAGACTCTGATATTGGGATTAGTTTTGAAAGGTTCGTTTCTGAATTGACCGTACGCCACACGGAATTGACCGTGGACATAGGAAGAAATGATGATATAATAGACGAAGACAATGAGTTG ATTGCGTATCCTGAAACTCTGGAACAAGTTGATGAACAAATTGCAAATTCTCCTTCCAAATTGTACAAATTGTGTTTTCTCGCTATGATTTATGTTTTgcttattattgtttttatgtttttatgtttatttatgaatattatttatgtttttatgttttgcttatttatttttgtggtatttttgGCCGGGACAGTAAGGGTATAA
- the LOC136026059 gene encoding uncharacterized protein LOC136026059 isoform X2 has product MANQSSPLPPNSPLVTRTPPVPTGQQRNANTAKDGSLSPVMVRSKSPISAPNSPIEQRAMFGNHAVPIINGHTHFRQSQRGPQQFTHPVGGPIYGPTLVQPSVPAYALHSPLVGVDPAAAVGAYNVPQQRASHDFPPSQISDDIELAEMKRLVSQRDHIAYPETLEQVDEQIANSPSKLYKLCFLAMIYVLLIIVFMFLCLFMNIIYVFMFCLFIFVVFLAGTVRV; this is encoded by the exons ATGGCTAATCAATCGTCACCTTTGCCTCCAAATAGCCCATTAGTGACTCGAACGCCACCTGTTCCGACTGGACAACAAAGAAACGCCAATACTGCTAAAGATGGCTCCTTGTCTCCTGTCATGGTTCGAAGCAAAAGCCCCATTAGTGCCCCAAACAGCCCTATCGAGCAAAG AGCCATGTTTGGTAATCATGCAGTACCAATCATCAATGGTCATACACACTTTAGACAATCGCAGCGAGGGCCTCAGCAGTTTACCCACCCTGTAGGTGGCCCGATTTATGGGCCAACTTTAGTTCAACCCAGTGTTCCGGCTTACGCTCTTCACTCCCCGCTTGTGGGTGTTGACCCAGCTGCAGCAGTTGGTGCTTATAATGTTCCACAACAGAGGGCATCTCACGATTTTCCTCCTTCACAAATATCAGACGATATAGAATTGGCTGAAATGAAACGCCTTGTCTCGCAAAGAGATCAT ATTGCGTATCCTGAAACTCTGGAACAAGTTGATGAACAAATTGCAAATTCTCCTTCCAAATTGTACAAATTGTGTTTTCTCGCTATGATTTATGTTTTgcttattattgtttttatgtttttatgtttatttatgaatattatttatgtttttatgttttgcttatttatttttgtggtatttttgGCCGGGACAGTAAGGGTATAA
- the LOC136034386 gene encoding annexin B10-like, which translates to MTDSLMAEKTDDTFAYDSLASDRKYMTKKEEAMTKLCYYQLVSISSSNAVADSSFRLEVLSDEREPSFVCLFSGVSSIWEEADSGGLFSQCLCLALDISYLYLLFISGEKKLGTDEETFVILLGHAGRQQLLAVFEEYKAISGITLEQAVKSEFSGDLHKAILTIIQCMQSRPRYYAKRLHKAMEGLGTDDDTLIRILVSRSEIDLGNIKKEYETLYGCTLLSAIKGETSGDYKKALCAIVGSA; encoded by the exons atgacagaTAGTCTGATGGCAGAAAAAACCGATGACACGTTTGCCTATGACAGTCTTGCTAGTGACAGAAAAtatatgacaaaaaaagaagaagcaatGACCAAATTATGCTAT TATCAGCTAGTTTCTATCTCATCGTCGAATGCAGTGGCAGACTCCTCGTTTCGGCTCGAAGTCTTGTCTGATGAAAGAGAGCCAAGTTTCGTATGCCTTTTTTCTGGAGTTTCTTCCATCTGGGAAGAGGCTGACAGTGGAGGCCTTTTTAGTCAATGTCTCTGTTTGGCATTGGATATATCC TATTTGTATCTTTTGTTcatttcaggtgaaaaaaagcTAGGCACTGACGAAGAGACTTTTGTCATCCTACTTGGTCATGCAGGAAGACAACAGCTTTTGGCAGTCTTTGAGGAGTATAAGGCCATCTCTGGAATTACTTTGGAACAGGCTGTCAAGTCTGAATTCAGTGGAGATTTGCATAAAGCTATTTTGACAATCA tccaatGTATGCAATCAAGACCAAGATATTATGCCAAAAGACTTCACAAAGCAATGGAAGGACTTGGAACTGATGATGATACTTTAATTCGAATTTTGGTCAGCCGTTCAGAAATTGATCTcggaaatataaaaaaggaatatgaaACGCTGTATGGGTGTACTCTATTAAGTGCTATTAAG GGCGAGACGTCTGGTGATTACAAGAAAGCGCTGTGTGCCATTGTGGGAAGTGCCTAG